DNA from Mycobacterium bourgelatii:
GCTGGTGGACGCGCTCGCTCAATTGTGTTCCGAACTCGAGGTTCCCACGCCGCGGTCCTATGGCATCGACAAGCAGGCTTGGGATTCGTTGACTTCCCTGATGGCTCAGCAAGCGCTGGCGTCCGGTTCGCCGGCGAACAACCCGGTGGTCCCGACCGCCGAGCAGATTGAGGCGATCTACGGACGGGTGTACGGGTGAGATTTGGCCCCGTCGGTTGACCGCCACATGTGGGTCGCCGTCCCGAAGGTGGCGAAGAATCCGGTTGAAAACCGTTGCGCTGCAATTGCGAGGTTCGTTCGGTCTAGGCGCTCGCCAGCAAGCCCGTGCAGTAACCACCGAACCTGAAAATCCCCTGTGAATGCGCTGGGCATTTCCGGCGAGTCTGCGGATATTACTTGAAAGTAAGAAACTCGCGAGTAACTTCAGGCAGATCGGGGGGTGACCGGTAGTCATCAAGCAATCAAATCAAGGGGATGCACGTGTCATATGTGATCGCTATGCCCGAACTGATACAGGCCGCGGCCCAGGAGCTGGCGAGTATCCGCGCCTCGGTGACCGAAGCCACCACGGCCGTCTCGCCGTCCACCACGGGGATCGCGGCGGCGGCGCAGGACGAAGTTTCGGGTGCGGTCGCTTCGCTGTTTGGCAATTTCGGCCGCGAATTTCAGGCGCTGAGCACCCAGGCGCAGGCATTTCACCAGCAGTTTGTCGAATTCATCAATGCGGGGGCGAGCGCTTATGTGAACGCCGAATCCGCCAATGCGGCCGCCAGTGGGTTGACGGCTGGCCTCTCAGCGGCGGCCGGAGAGCCAACCGGTTTGATCGCCGGGGTGGAAAGCTTCGCGAGCGCCGTCGCGGGTCCTTACCAAGCGCTCGGCGCCAACACACTTTCCAATCTGCAAGCTATCGGGAGCACGCTGAACACCAACCAGTTCCCCCTGCTGCGCGCGTTCATCAACAACCAGAACGCGTATGCGCAAACCATCGGTGCGTCGATTCAAACCGGCATTCAGAACCTTCCGGCCGAGTTGGCGAATGCGCCCGCGACGATCGAGGCCGGCGTCCAGCAACTGGCGTCCTTCAACCCGGTGCCGTTCGTGCAGGGCTTCATCAACGACCAGATCACGGCCACGCAAACGGTCACCAATGGGCTGCTCGGCGCCGCTCGCGACATCGGCACCGGGGCGCAGGCGCTACCCGCCGGCTTCCAGGCCGCCTTCCAAGATCTGTTGGCGGGCAACAATGTGGCCGCTTACGGGGACATCAACACGGCGCTGGTCAACGGGTTCTTCCCCGGCTTCGACAGCACTACGTCGATTACACCGGACCAGCAAATAGCAACCATCACCATCACACCGCAGGGTCCGCTGGGAGATTTGGCTCCGATCTTCAACATTCCCGGGCAGATGGCGCAGAACTTCACCAATTTGCTGCCCGCCGGATCTATTCCGGCCCAGATGGCGCAGAACGCGACCAATTTGGTTTCTGCCCTTACCAATTTCGGCACGACGCTCACCATCAGCGGTGAGGCGAACCTCAACTTCGGACTCCCACTGCAGTTGGCCCTGGACGCGTTTGGAGCGCCGGTAAATGCCCTGAGTTCGCTCAATTCCAGCGGGGCTGCCCTCGCCAGCGCCCTGCAGAGCGGAAACCTCTCGGCGGCTGCGGTCGCGGTGCTGACCGCACCGGCCAACGTTGCCAACGGGTTCCTCAATGGGACCACCGTCATATCGCTGCCTCCGGCGGTCGTCTCTCTGTTCGGCGTTGGTCTTCCGTCGATAACCAATATCCCGCTCGGTGGGCTGCTCGCTCCGCTCAGTTTGCCCGAGATATTCGTAGACCTCGACGGCACGCTCCTGCCGTTACAACTCTCCGGCAACACCCCGGTAGGTGGGCTCATTCCAGGCCTGCTGAGCTTCGGACCCCAGCTGGCACAAGTGATTACACTCGGCGGGTAGTCGCCGCGTCAGCCCGGTGGGTCGTCTTTTCCGGATGGCGGCAACAGAGCTGGGCCTAATCGTCGTCGTTGGAAGACTCGGTAAGTTCGGGAGCCTTTTCTCGCGTCGCCATCCCGCCCTCGCGGCCATGGTCGACCGGTCCAGGACGACCACCCTTCGGCTCGTTCGTGCTGTCACCGCGGTCATCTGATGCCTTGGCCATCGTGATCCTTTGTATGTCGGGAGCCCATCCTGGTCGTGGGTTCCCCTGGAGTCTCGCGCTTAAGCGTTGAACGTCCACGTCAGGGGGCGGCAGCATGCCGTGCGCTCATGCTGAGTATGGTGTACTATACCCAGCATGACGAACAAGCTTTCCGGCCGACTGGCGGATCACCCCACCGTCCGAAAGGTGCGTTCGCGTCCGACGCGCAAACCCGGGCCGCTGGACGCGGATTGGCTGCGCGAATTGTGCTTGGCGGCCGGTGTCGATGACGTCGCGTTCGCCAGCGTTGACAATCCAGACCTCGCCTCGGAGGTCGAGCATGTCCAGGCCGCACTACCCGGCGCGCGGAGCTACATCTCCCTGGTGGTGAAGATGAACCGGGACAACGTGCGATCGACGGCACGCAGCGTGGCCAACCAGGAATTCCATCGCAGCGGAGAGGTGCTCAATGAAGCAGCCCATCGCATCGTGCGCCAGCTTCAGGACGCTGGTTACCGCGCGCTGAACCCCTCGGCGACTTTCCCGATGGAAATGGACCGATTCCCCGGCCGCATCTGGGTGGTCGCACACAAACCGGTCGCGGTGGCCGCGGGCCTCGGGGTTATGGGTATCCACCGCAACGTGATTCACCCCAAGTTCGGTAACTTTATCCTGCTCGGCACGATCCTGGTGGACGCACCCGTCAGCAGCTACGGCGAGCCGTTGGACTACAGCCCCTGCCTGGAATGCAAGCTGTGCGTCGCGGCCTGCCCGGTCGGCGCGATCGGAAAGAACGGCGAGTTCGACTTCCTCGCCTGCTCCGTACACAACTACCGGGAATTCATGGGCGGCTTCACCGACTGGGTACAGACCATCGCCGACAGCGACGACGCGGCGGATTTCCGTTCGCGGGTCACCGATTCCGAGAACGCCTCGATGTGGCAAAGCCTTGCGTTCAAACCCAACTACAAGGCCGCCTATTGCCTGGCGGTATGCCCCGCCGGTGCGGACGTCATCGAACCCTACCTCGACGACCGCAAGGGCTTCATGGACTTGGTGCTGAAGCCTTTGCAGGACAAGAAGGAGACGTTGTATGTGTTGCCGAATTCGCCGGCCAAGGCGCACGCCGAGCGCCGGTATCCGCATAAACGAGTGAAAGTGGTCGACAGCGGAATCCGTGGGGTATAGATCGCAGCTGCTAGAGGTGATCGGGTCTGCCGCGGCGGCGCTGCGGCGTTTTCTGAGCGCGCACTCCTTGGAAGGCCGCAACACCGCAGAACACGCCGAAAAGCGCTGTCGGAGCGACTAATATCAGGCCGTCATAGCGGAACAGATCGACTCGGGAATCAGCCTCGCTCAGCACCTGCTCGGGATTGCCGGGGTTGTAGGCGATCGTCACCTTCATGCCGACGGGCATGTCGAGGGGACGGTTCTTGAACCCGGCGAGGTACGGGCCGTGGCCCTCATATTGGTGGCCCTGCAATTCGTAGCGATAGACGCGCCAGCTGGGACTTGTTCTGCCACTGCGCTTCCCGTCGTACTTGACGATCGTGGCCGTGGCTTTCGGCCAGTGCTGGTAACGCCAAGTGCTGATGAGCGCATGGAACGGGCTGTGCATCGCCAGCATGTAGCAGCCAATCGCCAGCAGCACCGCGCCTAGCAACAGCGAGACGACCCGCCCCCGCCTGAATCTGGCGGCCTCGCTGGGGCGCAAAACAAGTTGACCATCGTCGTGCTCGTCCGGGTCGGCGGCGGTCAGCCTCGGTGCTTGGAGCAACCCCGGGACCGCGACTGCACTGCCGCGACGGTCGGCCCGTGATCTCCACAGCAGGATGAGGAGGAACAATGGAAATGCGGAGACCATCGCGATAGCGGCGACGGGAAGCAACGAATCAGTCTCCACGATGTCCTAACATTTCGCTTTGTTCGATTTATATTTGCGCCGGTCGCAACCATCTGCTGTGATTCTGCCCGTTGCTTGCGACCGCCAAAACCCCATGTTGGGCAGAACGCTCAGTGCACAACAGTCCGCAGCCCGAAAGCGGAATATCCAATCAGTTATTTCGCGCCGCGCCGCATCGCAAACGAAGAATGCGCGAAACGTGCTAGGCCCTAGGCCGCACTCAACGCCACTTGATGCCGCACCCGATCGAAGGGCGCTGGTCTGGGTTGACCGGCTTTCCGGCAAGGACGGCGTCGACCGCCGCACGCACGTCAGCGCAAGTGACCGGCAGGCCGTTCTTCGGCCGGGAGTCGTCAAGCTGGCCGCGGTAGACGAGGCGTCGCTCGCCGTCGAACACGAAGGTATCGGGCGTGCAGGCCGCCGAGAAGGCACGAGCGACGGCCTGCGTCTCGTCGTAGAGGTAAGGGAACGTCCAGCCTTGGCGACGAGCCTCGGCGACCATCTCGTCGGGCCCGTCCTGCGGGTAGGTGACGACGTCATTGCTGGAAATGCCCACCATCGCGACGCCTTTCTCCTTCAGGTCTCGGCCAAGGGCGGCGAGGCCGGCCGCGACATGCTGCACGTAGGGGCAGTGGTTGCAGATGAAGGTCACGACGAGCGCCGGGCCGGACAGGTCGTCGAGGCTCACGGTGGTGCCGGTGGCCGGCTCGGGTAGCGAGAACGACGGAGCGGGCGTACCGAGGGCGAGCATTGTTGATTCGATGGCCATGTCGGACAGCGTACGTCCGTCTGGTAGCCATTACCGGCTCGCCTGACACGGACAAAGTCATGCGGGCAGCCAAGCACTGGACCGAAGATGCGATCCCGCCGTCGCAAGCAGGGTCTTCGGCCACGACGACACTAGCCTGCCGCTATTTGCCTACGAAGCGCCTTTCTTTTCGAGCCACTGGCTGACGGCCTCTTCGAGTGCGGCCCCGACGCTAACCCCCGCATCGTTAGCGGCTTGCTCGAATCGCTCGACTAAATCGGTTGGTACCGAGGCGCTTAACTTCGAACGCTCGGGCTTCGGCTTCGGCGGCGGGGTGACGGGCGTGTGTCGCGCGGCAGTCGAGTCCATGGTCTCCCGTAGCGCGGGAATCTCGTCGAGCAAGCGGGCTAGGTCGTCGCGCTCGATCCGCAGGAATTCGGCCGGTCCGATCGTCGTTACCGTGGCCGAACGCAATTGCCCTCGGCGCAACGCAGATTCGCCGATTACCTCGCCCGGGCCCACCACCGCTATGCGGGCGTCCCCGACGTATACCCCCGCCTCGCCGCTGAGCAGGATGAAGCACGCGTCGGACGGGGTCTGCTCGCGAATCAGCGGCCATGGCACCGACTGCGAAGAGTGATGCGACGCACCGACGAGACGTTTCAATTCGCCATCGGAGAACTTTTCGAACGCGGGGAAGTTGCGTAACCGGCGGACGTCTTCCTCCCGTCGCCGACGAGTGGCTTCCTCTTGTTCCTTCGTATCGGCGCTCATGGCGGCTCCTGATGTGCGATGGGGTTTGCCATGGTGGAGCCTACGAGCTTTTGCGGCAAAGGGGTAGGAAATGGGGTCAGCCCGCTGCTTTGCAGGGGACTCGACTGCTGCCGTGCGATTCAGTGTGTTAACTGAAGTCCTGCGGGTACGATCCGGACATGCCGCTGGACGCCGGTGAGAGATTCGCTGGCTATACCATCGTGCGATCGCTCGGAGCGGGTGGAATGGGGGAGGTCTACCTGGCTCGTCATCCTCGGCTCCCTCGCTGCGATGCGTTGAAGCTGTTGGGAAGCCAAGTTTCGGCTGACGTCAGCTTTCGCGAACGATTTCTTCGGGAGGCCGACCTCGCGTCGACATTGTGGCATCAGCACATCGTCGGAGTGCACGACCGCGGCGAACACCAGGAGCGGCTGTGGATCTCGATGGACTTTGTCGACGGCGCAGACGCGAGCAAGTTGATGGCCGAGCGCTATCCCGCCGGGATGCCCTTGGAATTGGTAATTGCCATCGTTACCGCTGTCGGCTCAGCCCTGGACTACGCATACAAGCAAGGGCTTCTTCATCGTGATGTCAAACCCGCCAACATTTTGATCACTAACGTCGATGATGCCGACGAACGGCGAATCATGTTGACAGACTTCGGTATTGCCCGAGCTGTTGACGATGTAAGTGGACTGACTGCGACGAACATGACTATCGGCACCGTGGCCTACACCGCGCCCGAGCAGTTGAAGGGCGATGACATTGACGGTCGCGCCGACCAATACTCGCTGGCAGCCACGGCTTACCATCTCCTGACTGGTACCCCACCCTTTGGTGACTCCACGCCCGCGGTGGTGATAGGGCGGCACATCACAATGGATTCGCCACCGCTGGCAAAGAAACGACCCGAACTTGCTCCGCTCGACCCCGTCCTGGCGACGGCCTTGGCCAAAAATCCGAACGAGAGATTCACAAGCTGCAGTGAGTTCGCCCGTAATCTAGCTGCTTATGCATTGACCATCGACGATGCGGCGACGCGGGTGGCGCCGACCATGGAAGCGCCAACTACACCACCAAAGAGAGCGGCGTCTGAGCCAACCCAACGTGCACCGGCCCCGCCGCCGAAGTCGCGTCAGGAGCCGCCACCGCTACCGCCAGGTTGGTACCCCGACCCCAGCGGTAAGCCCGGGACGCTCTACTGGGACGGACGGGTTTGGCGCACCGGCCCGCCTCCGGTGGCGACAGGCCGGCCGGCAACCCTGATCTGGACCGTCTGCATCTGCGCCGCAATAGTCATGGCCACAGCGATCATCGGAGCGATAGTTGTCATCCGCAGCGGGGATGGCAATGGCTCTACCCCTACTGCGGCACCATCGACGTTCACCGTCGGGCCAACGCCGTCTGAGGTGTCTTTGCCCTCGTACACGACGTCAACGCCACCGCTAACTACCACTTACACCACAATGTCGCCGTCAATTGCCACACCGCCACCGCAAACTGGTTATGCCGCAGTCATTGTCGGTACCTGTGACGAGGGCGGCACCTGCGGTGTCCAGCAGCGCATTGCTCCGTACATCAACGCGCCGCCCTTGGTTCCCAATGCGCTGCAGGACGGCATGACCGTGATCGTGGTCTGCCAGACGCTCGGCGACCTGCGCACCAGCGCGGGGCACGCCCCTAGTAACGTTTGGTTCCGGCTGTCCAACGGCGCTTACGTGAGCGCGGTCTACATGAATCTCACGAGGTCCCTCCCGGAATGTTCGTCGCGGTGAAGCTGACGACGAGGGCCGTGATTGTGATCCTGCTTGCAATCGCGACCACCGCCCTCATGATCACTGTGATACGTTGCGGCTCAAAGAGGTCCAATGGACTTGCCGCCGCTCCAGCGGCTCCGGTCACCCCTGCGCCGACGGCTCCGGCAACGACCCCTACGGGAACCGCGGGACCGGGGTCCACACCTTCGTCGGCGGGGAGCGGCGACAGCTGGACGATAGTGGGCACTTCGGTTCAGGGACGACCAATTCGGCTGCTGGCCCTCGGGCACGGGCCCCGCAAGGTGTTGCTCATCGGAGGCATTCACGGCGACGAGACCGAGGGCGCTTACACGATCAGCGAGTTGCCCGGCGCCTTCGCCGAAGCGCGCCTCGGCGACGCCGTCACGCTCTCCGTC
Protein-coding regions in this window:
- a CDS encoding PE family protein; protein product: MSYVIAMPELIQAAAQELASIRASVTEATTAVSPSTTGIAAAAQDEVSGAVASLFGNFGREFQALSTQAQAFHQQFVEFINAGASAYVNAESANAAASGLTAGLSAAAGEPTGLIAGVESFASAVAGPYQALGANTLSNLQAIGSTLNTNQFPLLRAFINNQNAYAQTIGASIQTGIQNLPAELANAPATIEAGVQQLASFNPVPFVQGFINDQITATQTVTNGLLGAARDIGTGAQALPAGFQAAFQDLLAGNNVAAYGDINTALVNGFFPGFDSTTSITPDQQIATITITPQGPLGDLAPIFNIPGQMAQNFTNLLPAGSIPAQMAQNATNLVSALTNFGTTLTISGEANLNFGLPLQLALDAFGAPVNALSSLNSSGAALASALQSGNLSAAAVAVLTAPANVANGFLNGTTVISLPPAVVSLFGVGLPSITNIPLGGLLAPLSLPEIFVDLDGTLLPLQLSGNTPVGGLIPGLLSFGPQLAQVITLGG
- a CDS encoding epoxyqueuosine reductase; protein product: MTNKLSGRLADHPTVRKVRSRPTRKPGPLDADWLRELCLAAGVDDVAFASVDNPDLASEVEHVQAALPGARSYISLVVKMNRDNVRSTARSVANQEFHRSGEVLNEAAHRIVRQLQDAGYRALNPSATFPMEMDRFPGRIWVVAHKPVAVAAGLGVMGIHRNVIHPKFGNFILLGTILVDAPVSSYGEPLDYSPCLECKLCVAACPVGAIGKNGEFDFLACSVHNYREFMGGFTDWVQTIADSDDAADFRSRVTDSENASMWQSLAFKPNYKAAYCLAVCPAGADVIEPYLDDRKGFMDLVLKPLQDKKETLYVLPNSPAKAHAERRYPHKRVKVVDSGIRGV
- a CDS encoding DUF3592 domain-containing protein gives rise to the protein METDSLLPVAAIAMVSAFPLFLLILLWRSRADRRGSAVAVPGLLQAPRLTAADPDEHDDGQLVLRPSEAARFRRGRVVSLLLGAVLLAIGCYMLAMHSPFHALISTWRYQHWPKATATIVKYDGKRSGRTSPSWRVYRYELQGHQYEGHGPYLAGFKNRPLDMPVGMKVTIAYNPGNPEQVLSEADSRVDLFRYDGLILVAPTALFGVFCGVAAFQGVRAQKTPQRRRGRPDHL
- a CDS encoding thioredoxin family protein gives rise to the protein MAIESTMLALGTPAPSFSLPEPATGTTVSLDDLSGPALVVTFICNHCPYVQHVAAGLAALGRDLKEKGVAMVGISSNDVVTYPQDGPDEMVAEARRQGWTFPYLYDETQAVARAFSAACTPDTFVFDGERRLVYRGQLDDSRPKNGLPVTCADVRAAVDAVLAGKPVNPDQRPSIGCGIKWR
- a CDS encoding cyclic nucleotide-binding domain-containing protein; the protein is MSADTKEQEEATRRRREEDVRRLRNFPAFEKFSDGELKRLVGASHHSSQSVPWPLIREQTPSDACFILLSGEAGVYVGDARIAVVGPGEVIGESALRRGQLRSATVTTIGPAEFLRIERDDLARLLDEIPALRETMDSTAARHTPVTPPPKPKPERSKLSASVPTDLVERFEQAANDAGVSVGAALEEAVSQWLEKKGAS
- a CDS encoding protein kinase domain-containing protein → MPLDAGERFAGYTIVRSLGAGGMGEVYLARHPRLPRCDALKLLGSQVSADVSFRERFLREADLASTLWHQHIVGVHDRGEHQERLWISMDFVDGADASKLMAERYPAGMPLELVIAIVTAVGSALDYAYKQGLLHRDVKPANILITNVDDADERRIMLTDFGIARAVDDVSGLTATNMTIGTVAYTAPEQLKGDDIDGRADQYSLAATAYHLLTGTPPFGDSTPAVVIGRHITMDSPPLAKKRPELAPLDPVLATALAKNPNERFTSCSEFARNLAAYALTIDDAATRVAPTMEAPTTPPKRAASEPTQRAPAPPPKSRQEPPPLPPGWYPDPSGKPGTLYWDGRVWRTGPPPVATGRPATLIWTVCICAAIVMATAIIGAIVVIRSGDGNGSTPTAAPSTFTVGPTPSEVSLPSYTTSTPPLTTTYTTMSPSIATPPPQTGYAAVIVGTCDEGGTCGVQQRIAPYINAPPLVPNALQDGMTVIVVCQTLGDLRTSAGHAPSNVWFRLSNGAYVSAVYMNLTRSLPECSSR